The Tindallia magadiensis genomic sequence AGAAATGCAGAAATCCGCTATTTTCATGGAGAGAGCCAATACGATTGGACCTTGGGTACTGAAAACATGGATCATGTAGCGGCACAAAACAAAGAACGGGTATCGATTATGGAGAAATCACCTCGCTATCTGTTATCCATGAATGAAGAAGGACATATGCTTTATCAGCAGGCCGTGAACCGACCGATTCAATGGATGATTAGTGACCAGAACCATCATCTTCTAGCACAACATCCAGAAGAAGACGGACTGATGGCCTTTTCCGTATTTGATCCTCAGGGTCGGGTAATGGGAAGCATGATCTTGCCTGACGCCCATCTGCTGACAAGCTCCCTGGACTCATCAAGAGACCGTGTGTTTTTAAGTTTTCTGGAAGTTGGGACAGAGGGCTATGCATCGGTGCTGGCCATGTACGACCTTCATGGAATACTGGTTTCTTCCTGGTCCTTTCCCCGGCAACTGATTTTTGGGCTGGAACAGGAAGGTCGTAACTTATCGATTTTGATGGATGATCAACTGCAGGTAATGACAAAAGAACGGGAAGTCGTGGCAGAACAACC encodes the following:
- a CDS encoding DUF5711 family protein, with the protein product MKAKRKFRKRLFGLILIVFVMLLLSSPWTSRYLQRYLLSSDQEMFLYREVAIPYSGNWEILSFSEGVMLLRNAEIRYFHGESQYDWTLGTENMDHVAAQNKERVSIMEKSPRYLLSMNEEGHMLYQQAVNRPIQWMISDQNHHLLAQHPEEDGLMAFSVFDPQGRVMGSMILPDAHLLTSSLDSSRDRVFLSFLEVGTEGYASVLAMYDLHGILVSSWSFPRQLIFGLEQEGRNLSILMDDQLQVMTKEREVVAEQPIDPFYLKSHNGEAWILVHRQEEEEMQSRLRYLSADGKDSREKEIAMNISGMDVNASSILVYNARELKVFNNRLDLIAKHQLSRDIEKGFVLENNLIVLQTRGELLFYEMR